In Ascaphus truei isolate aAscTru1 chromosome 12, aAscTru1.hap1, whole genome shotgun sequence, the following are encoded in one genomic region:
- the PAMR1 gene encoding inactive serine protease PAMR1 isoform X1 produces MVGSAFGILLDTMTILLWTSVVLPSVHLFHIFAYPRGPKYTVINENCPGAEWNIMCRDCCEYDQVECVCPGGTEKVGYTIPCCRNEENECDSCLIHPGCTIFENCKSCHNGSWGGALDGFYVKGSYCSECRMGWYGGDCMRCGEVIQAPRGEIMMESYPFNAHCEWSIQVTRGHTVELRFAMLSLEFDYMCQYDYLEIRDGDNVDAKIIKRFCGNERPLSVRSTGNSLHLLFNSDGSKNFDGFYVTFEEVTACSSSPCFHDGTCVVQITGSYKCACLAGYTGRHCESVVEETSCADPGGPLNGYRKLSEQVSLRPGQHGKIGSTVSFFCNNSYVLSGNQERTCLEDGQWSGKQPICIKACREPKITDLVRQRVLPSQAQSRETPLHQLYSASSTKDKHEIYPTKRSALPPGDLPQGYQHLHTQLQYSCISPFYRRTGSSRRTCLKSGKWSGRAPSCVPVCGKMENFTAQRLGESRWSWQAALYRRSNGVKDASLRKGAWVLVCSGALLNERTVVTAAHCVTDLGKSSVIKAAELKVVLGKFYRDDTREEKSQQHLRISAVIVHPNYDPVLLDSDIAVIKLLDKARVSDHVQPVCLASATELGSATLDTRIVITGWKILTDPKEPGYKNETIRAGLGQPVDSLLCEQQYEENGVSVSVTENMFCAGQAPGTTPHICPSETGGIATVLLPGTTAPEGNWHLMGLVSWGYDKSCSRELYTGYTKVAHFKDWLEKNMK; encoded by the exons ATGGTGGGTTCAGCGTTTGGGATACTGCTGGACACAATGACTATCTTACTGTGGACCAGTGTGGTGTTGCCATCAGTGCATCTCTTCCACATCTTTGCCTATCCCAGAGGACCAA AATACACCGTGATCAATGAGAACTGCCCCGGGGCGGAGTGGAACATTATGTGCCGGGACTGCTGTGAATATGACCAAGTGGAGTGCGTGTGTCCGGGGGGCACTGAGAAGGTGGGATACACCATTCCCTGCTGCAGGAATGAGGAGAACGAGTGTGACTCCTGTCTCATACACCCAG GCTGCACCATCTTCGAGAACTGCAAGTCCTGTCACAATGGCTCGTGGGGAGGAGCGCTGGATGGCTTCTACGTGAAGGGCAGTTACTGCTCCGAGTGCAGGATGGGCTGGTATGGCGGAGACTGCATGA GGTGTGGCGAGGTTATACAGGCGCCTCGCGGAGAAATCATGATGGAGAGTTACCCGTTTAATGCCCACTGTGAATGGAGCATCCAGGTGACCCGTGGACACACGGTAGAGCTCAG GTTTGCGATGCTGAGCCTAGAGTTTGATTACATGTGTCAGTACGATTACCTGGAGATCCGTGACGGGGATAACGTGGATGCCAAGATCATCAAGCGCTTCTGCGGCAACGAGCGCCCGCTGTCCGTACGCAGCACGGGAAACTCTCTGCACCTGCTCTTCAACTCGGATGGGTCCAAGAACTTCGATGGGTTTTACGTCACCTTTGAAGAAGTCACAG CGTGTTCTTCCTCGCCCTGCTTTCACGACGGGACGTGCGTTGTGCAGATCACGGGATCCTATAAGTGCGCCTGCCTGGCTGGGTACACGGGGAGACACTGCGAAAGTG TTGTAGAGGAGACGAGCTGCGCGGACCCTGGCGGCCCCCTGAACGGCTACAGAAAACTATCGGAGCAGGTCAGCCTGAGGCCCGGCCAGCACGGGAAGATCGGCTCCACCGTCTCCTTCTTCTGTAACAACTCGTACGTCCTGAGCGGGAACCAGGAGAGGACGTGCCTGGAGGACGGGCAGTGGTCTGGCAAACAGCCGATCTGCATTAAAG CGTGCAGGGAACCGAAGATTACAGACCTGGTGAGACAAAGGGTCCTCCCTTCACAGGCTCAGTCCAG GGAAACCCCACTGCACCAGTTATACTCCGCCTCGTCCACCAAGGACAAGCATGAAATCTACCCAACCAAGAGGTCAGCCCTGCCTCCCGGCGACCTGCCGCAGGGGTACCAGCACCTGCACACACAGCTACAGTACAGCTGCATATCTCCCTTCTACCGGCGCACGGGGAGCAGCCGGAGGACCTGCCTGAAGAGTGGGAAGTGGAGTGGACGTGCTCCGTCCTGTGTCCCTG TTTGCGGGAAAATGGAGAACTTCACAGCCCAGCGATTGGGGGAGTCGCGGTGGTCCTGGCAGGCGGCCCTGTACCGCAGGTCCAACGGGGTGAAGGACGCGAGCCTTCGGAAGGGCGCCTGGGTGCTGGTGTGCAGTGGGGCCCTGCTGAACGAGCGCACGGTGGTGACGGCTGCGCACTGCGTGACGGATCTGGGGAAGAGCTCGGTCATCAAGGCGGCGGAGCTGAAAGTGGTGCTGGGAAAATTCTACCGGGACGACACGCGGGAGGAGAAGAGCCAGCAGCATCTCCGT ATTTCTGCAGTCATCGTGCATCCAAACTATGACCCCGTCCTGCTGGATTCTGACATTGCTGTCATCAAGCTTCTGGACAAGGCCCGAGTGAGTGACCACGTGCAGCCTGTGTGCCTCGCCTCTGCCACGGAGCTGGGCTCAGCCACGCTGGACACCAGGATTGTCATCACCGGCTGGAAGATACTCACTGACCCCAAAGAGCCGGGCTACAAGAATGAGACAATTCGTGCGGGGCTCGGGCAGCCCGTGGACTCTCTGCTGTGTGAGCAGCAGTACGAGGAGAACGGCGTCTCCGTCAGCGTTACCGAGAACATGTTCTGCGCTGGGCAGGCACCGGGGACTACTCCGCACATCTGCCCCTCAGAGACAGGCGGCATCGCGACTGTGCTGCTGCCAGGGACAACTGCCCCAGAGGGCAACTGGCATCTCATGGGACTGGTCAGCTGGGGCTATGACAAGTCCTGCAGCCGGGAGCTGTACACAGGGTACACTAAAGTGGCTCATTTCAAAGACTGGCTGGAGAAAAATATGAAATAG
- the PAMR1 gene encoding inactive serine protease PAMR1 isoform X2 — MTESPVGPHSITCGGQRLISKYTVINENCPGAEWNIMCRDCCEYDQVECVCPGGTEKVGYTIPCCRNEENECDSCLIHPGCTIFENCKSCHNGSWGGALDGFYVKGSYCSECRMGWYGGDCMRCGEVIQAPRGEIMMESYPFNAHCEWSIQVTRGHTVELRFAMLSLEFDYMCQYDYLEIRDGDNVDAKIIKRFCGNERPLSVRSTGNSLHLLFNSDGSKNFDGFYVTFEEVTACSSSPCFHDGTCVVQITGSYKCACLAGYTGRHCESVVEETSCADPGGPLNGYRKLSEQVSLRPGQHGKIGSTVSFFCNNSYVLSGNQERTCLEDGQWSGKQPICIKACREPKITDLVRQRVLPSQAQSRETPLHQLYSASSTKDKHEIYPTKRSALPPGDLPQGYQHLHTQLQYSCISPFYRRTGSSRRTCLKSGKWSGRAPSCVPVCGKMENFTAQRLGESRWSWQAALYRRSNGVKDASLRKGAWVLVCSGALLNERTVVTAAHCVTDLGKSSVIKAAELKVVLGKFYRDDTREEKSQQHLRISAVIVHPNYDPVLLDSDIAVIKLLDKARVSDHVQPVCLASATELGSATLDTRIVITGWKILTDPKEPGYKNETIRAGLGQPVDSLLCEQQYEENGVSVSVTENMFCAGQAPGTTPHICPSETGGIATVLLPGTTAPEGNWHLMGLVSWGYDKSCSRELYTGYTKVAHFKDWLEKNMK, encoded by the exons ATGACTGAGTCCCCCGTAGGTCCACATTCAATAACTTGTGGAGGACAAAGACTGATCTCCA AATACACCGTGATCAATGAGAACTGCCCCGGGGCGGAGTGGAACATTATGTGCCGGGACTGCTGTGAATATGACCAAGTGGAGTGCGTGTGTCCGGGGGGCACTGAGAAGGTGGGATACACCATTCCCTGCTGCAGGAATGAGGAGAACGAGTGTGACTCCTGTCTCATACACCCAG GCTGCACCATCTTCGAGAACTGCAAGTCCTGTCACAATGGCTCGTGGGGAGGAGCGCTGGATGGCTTCTACGTGAAGGGCAGTTACTGCTCCGAGTGCAGGATGGGCTGGTATGGCGGAGACTGCATGA GGTGTGGCGAGGTTATACAGGCGCCTCGCGGAGAAATCATGATGGAGAGTTACCCGTTTAATGCCCACTGTGAATGGAGCATCCAGGTGACCCGTGGACACACGGTAGAGCTCAG GTTTGCGATGCTGAGCCTAGAGTTTGATTACATGTGTCAGTACGATTACCTGGAGATCCGTGACGGGGATAACGTGGATGCCAAGATCATCAAGCGCTTCTGCGGCAACGAGCGCCCGCTGTCCGTACGCAGCACGGGAAACTCTCTGCACCTGCTCTTCAACTCGGATGGGTCCAAGAACTTCGATGGGTTTTACGTCACCTTTGAAGAAGTCACAG CGTGTTCTTCCTCGCCCTGCTTTCACGACGGGACGTGCGTTGTGCAGATCACGGGATCCTATAAGTGCGCCTGCCTGGCTGGGTACACGGGGAGACACTGCGAAAGTG TTGTAGAGGAGACGAGCTGCGCGGACCCTGGCGGCCCCCTGAACGGCTACAGAAAACTATCGGAGCAGGTCAGCCTGAGGCCCGGCCAGCACGGGAAGATCGGCTCCACCGTCTCCTTCTTCTGTAACAACTCGTACGTCCTGAGCGGGAACCAGGAGAGGACGTGCCTGGAGGACGGGCAGTGGTCTGGCAAACAGCCGATCTGCATTAAAG CGTGCAGGGAACCGAAGATTACAGACCTGGTGAGACAAAGGGTCCTCCCTTCACAGGCTCAGTCCAG GGAAACCCCACTGCACCAGTTATACTCCGCCTCGTCCACCAAGGACAAGCATGAAATCTACCCAACCAAGAGGTCAGCCCTGCCTCCCGGCGACCTGCCGCAGGGGTACCAGCACCTGCACACACAGCTACAGTACAGCTGCATATCTCCCTTCTACCGGCGCACGGGGAGCAGCCGGAGGACCTGCCTGAAGAGTGGGAAGTGGAGTGGACGTGCTCCGTCCTGTGTCCCTG TTTGCGGGAAAATGGAGAACTTCACAGCCCAGCGATTGGGGGAGTCGCGGTGGTCCTGGCAGGCGGCCCTGTACCGCAGGTCCAACGGGGTGAAGGACGCGAGCCTTCGGAAGGGCGCCTGGGTGCTGGTGTGCAGTGGGGCCCTGCTGAACGAGCGCACGGTGGTGACGGCTGCGCACTGCGTGACGGATCTGGGGAAGAGCTCGGTCATCAAGGCGGCGGAGCTGAAAGTGGTGCTGGGAAAATTCTACCGGGACGACACGCGGGAGGAGAAGAGCCAGCAGCATCTCCGT ATTTCTGCAGTCATCGTGCATCCAAACTATGACCCCGTCCTGCTGGATTCTGACATTGCTGTCATCAAGCTTCTGGACAAGGCCCGAGTGAGTGACCACGTGCAGCCTGTGTGCCTCGCCTCTGCCACGGAGCTGGGCTCAGCCACGCTGGACACCAGGATTGTCATCACCGGCTGGAAGATACTCACTGACCCCAAAGAGCCGGGCTACAAGAATGAGACAATTCGTGCGGGGCTCGGGCAGCCCGTGGACTCTCTGCTGTGTGAGCAGCAGTACGAGGAGAACGGCGTCTCCGTCAGCGTTACCGAGAACATGTTCTGCGCTGGGCAGGCACCGGGGACTACTCCGCACATCTGCCCCTCAGAGACAGGCGGCATCGCGACTGTGCTGCTGCCAGGGACAACTGCCCCAGAGGGCAACTGGCATCTCATGGGACTGGTCAGCTGGGGCTATGACAAGTCCTGCAGCCGGGAGCTGTACACAGGGTACACTAAAGTGGCTCATTTCAAAGACTGGCTGGAGAAAAATATGAAATAG
- the PAMR1 gene encoding inactive serine protease PAMR1 isoform X3, with translation MCRDCCEYDQVECVCPGGTEKVGYTIPCCRNEENECDSCLIHPGCTIFENCKSCHNGSWGGALDGFYVKGSYCSECRMGWYGGDCMRCGEVIQAPRGEIMMESYPFNAHCEWSIQVTRGHTVELRFAMLSLEFDYMCQYDYLEIRDGDNVDAKIIKRFCGNERPLSVRSTGNSLHLLFNSDGSKNFDGFYVTFEEVTACSSSPCFHDGTCVVQITGSYKCACLAGYTGRHCESVVEETSCADPGGPLNGYRKLSEQVSLRPGQHGKIGSTVSFFCNNSYVLSGNQERTCLEDGQWSGKQPICIKACREPKITDLVRQRVLPSQAQSRETPLHQLYSASSTKDKHEIYPTKRSALPPGDLPQGYQHLHTQLQYSCISPFYRRTGSSRRTCLKSGKWSGRAPSCVPVCGKMENFTAQRLGESRWSWQAALYRRSNGVKDASLRKGAWVLVCSGALLNERTVVTAAHCVTDLGKSSVIKAAELKVVLGKFYRDDTREEKSQQHLRISAVIVHPNYDPVLLDSDIAVIKLLDKARVSDHVQPVCLASATELGSATLDTRIVITGWKILTDPKEPGYKNETIRAGLGQPVDSLLCEQQYEENGVSVSVTENMFCAGQAPGTTPHICPSETGGIATVLLPGTTAPEGNWHLMGLVSWGYDKSCSRELYTGYTKVAHFKDWLEKNMK, from the exons ATGTGCCGGGACTGCTGTGAATATGACCAAGTGGAGTGCGTGTGTCCGGGGGGCACTGAGAAGGTGGGATACACCATTCCCTGCTGCAGGAATGAGGAGAACGAGTGTGACTCCTGTCTCATACACCCAG GCTGCACCATCTTCGAGAACTGCAAGTCCTGTCACAATGGCTCGTGGGGAGGAGCGCTGGATGGCTTCTACGTGAAGGGCAGTTACTGCTCCGAGTGCAGGATGGGCTGGTATGGCGGAGACTGCATGA GGTGTGGCGAGGTTATACAGGCGCCTCGCGGAGAAATCATGATGGAGAGTTACCCGTTTAATGCCCACTGTGAATGGAGCATCCAGGTGACCCGTGGACACACGGTAGAGCTCAG GTTTGCGATGCTGAGCCTAGAGTTTGATTACATGTGTCAGTACGATTACCTGGAGATCCGTGACGGGGATAACGTGGATGCCAAGATCATCAAGCGCTTCTGCGGCAACGAGCGCCCGCTGTCCGTACGCAGCACGGGAAACTCTCTGCACCTGCTCTTCAACTCGGATGGGTCCAAGAACTTCGATGGGTTTTACGTCACCTTTGAAGAAGTCACAG CGTGTTCTTCCTCGCCCTGCTTTCACGACGGGACGTGCGTTGTGCAGATCACGGGATCCTATAAGTGCGCCTGCCTGGCTGGGTACACGGGGAGACACTGCGAAAGTG TTGTAGAGGAGACGAGCTGCGCGGACCCTGGCGGCCCCCTGAACGGCTACAGAAAACTATCGGAGCAGGTCAGCCTGAGGCCCGGCCAGCACGGGAAGATCGGCTCCACCGTCTCCTTCTTCTGTAACAACTCGTACGTCCTGAGCGGGAACCAGGAGAGGACGTGCCTGGAGGACGGGCAGTGGTCTGGCAAACAGCCGATCTGCATTAAAG CGTGCAGGGAACCGAAGATTACAGACCTGGTGAGACAAAGGGTCCTCCCTTCACAGGCTCAGTCCAG GGAAACCCCACTGCACCAGTTATACTCCGCCTCGTCCACCAAGGACAAGCATGAAATCTACCCAACCAAGAGGTCAGCCCTGCCTCCCGGCGACCTGCCGCAGGGGTACCAGCACCTGCACACACAGCTACAGTACAGCTGCATATCTCCCTTCTACCGGCGCACGGGGAGCAGCCGGAGGACCTGCCTGAAGAGTGGGAAGTGGAGTGGACGTGCTCCGTCCTGTGTCCCTG TTTGCGGGAAAATGGAGAACTTCACAGCCCAGCGATTGGGGGAGTCGCGGTGGTCCTGGCAGGCGGCCCTGTACCGCAGGTCCAACGGGGTGAAGGACGCGAGCCTTCGGAAGGGCGCCTGGGTGCTGGTGTGCAGTGGGGCCCTGCTGAACGAGCGCACGGTGGTGACGGCTGCGCACTGCGTGACGGATCTGGGGAAGAGCTCGGTCATCAAGGCGGCGGAGCTGAAAGTGGTGCTGGGAAAATTCTACCGGGACGACACGCGGGAGGAGAAGAGCCAGCAGCATCTCCGT ATTTCTGCAGTCATCGTGCATCCAAACTATGACCCCGTCCTGCTGGATTCTGACATTGCTGTCATCAAGCTTCTGGACAAGGCCCGAGTGAGTGACCACGTGCAGCCTGTGTGCCTCGCCTCTGCCACGGAGCTGGGCTCAGCCACGCTGGACACCAGGATTGTCATCACCGGCTGGAAGATACTCACTGACCCCAAAGAGCCGGGCTACAAGAATGAGACAATTCGTGCGGGGCTCGGGCAGCCCGTGGACTCTCTGCTGTGTGAGCAGCAGTACGAGGAGAACGGCGTCTCCGTCAGCGTTACCGAGAACATGTTCTGCGCTGGGCAGGCACCGGGGACTACTCCGCACATCTGCCCCTCAGAGACAGGCGGCATCGCGACTGTGCTGCTGCCAGGGACAACTGCCCCAGAGGGCAACTGGCATCTCATGGGACTGGTCAGCTGGGGCTATGACAAGTCCTGCAGCCGGGAGCTGTACACAGGGTACACTAAAGTGGCTCATTTCAAAGACTGGCTGGAGAAAAATATGAAATAG